Proteins encoded in a region of the Atopobium sp. oral taxon 416 genome:
- a CDS encoding GntR family transcriptional regulator, which yields MDIIISNASGKPIYDQIASQLRGLIASGALAEGERLPSIRALANDLRVSVITTKRAYADLEVQGLVETIQGKGTFVAGGNLEILREERLRHIEELLSQAIEEGSAAGIGTSELHDMIDALAE from the coding sequence ATGGACATCATCATCTCGAACGCGAGCGGCAAGCCGATCTACGACCAGATAGCCTCGCAGCTGCGGGGGCTCATCGCGAGCGGGGCTTTGGCCGAAGGAGAACGCCTGCCCTCGATCCGTGCGCTCGCGAACGACCTGCGGGTGAGCGTCATAACGACGAAAAGGGCCTACGCCGACCTCGAGGTCCAGGGCCTCGTCGAAACGATACAGGGCAAGGGAACCTTTGTCGCCGGCGGCAACCTAGAGATCCTGCGGGAGGAGAGGCTCCGTCACATTGAGGAGCTGCTCTCCCAGGCAATCGAGGAGGGTTCGGCTGCGGGCATCGGGACATCCGAGCTTCACGACATGATAGACGCGCTGGCGGAATGA
- a CDS encoding ABC transporter ATP-binding protein has product MRALIAACWSSIDDHGGFVRYLLLSLFAALLGNLTPLLAGLMINMTLASGDVVRSIALAGAVLAALCCVSNLCSYKAVLLYTYLQADSSFELDLRATGHIQHLPHRFFNDFDPSYWRKRLDDDTNGLSLFFLQALTGVGENVIAVAIAAVSLFMVSPLVCILCLVSTAASNLSYRIFSEKFAKSQQAFVEEMARYSAIALWQLAKIPFIRRNVLFERSADEMRRSYSAVRPAMYKTNCIAARMTLFADVTRSLSLAIVLIVAAVEVASGHIEAGFVATVYGYFATLVTSMEYFLKVGREYQQAKVNLGRLTELWERKVEDVGEACVRGIKTVRMRDVTCELEAGRITFDGVSATFAKGRLYGIVGPNGSGKSTLMTLLSGDLRGCWTGEVTLDGTPIDDIDQYDLRTHEIGYVEQDSVMIRGTLRDNLTLLCDGPVSDERLLDVMREVGLDAIAKVPDALGMQLGEGGRQLSGGEGQKVAIARVILKDPGVVFLDEPTSALDEGSRERLLAVLDDLKRSRIVITVSHDPELLAACDEVLQMS; this is encoded by the coding sequence ATGAGGGCGCTTATCGCCGCGTGCTGGTCCAGCATCGATGATCATGGCGGGTTCGTGAGATATCTCCTCCTGAGCCTTTTTGCCGCGTTGCTGGGAAACCTCACGCCCCTGCTTGCCGGGCTTATGATCAACATGACGCTGGCGTCCGGTGACGTTGTGCGCAGCATAGCGCTTGCGGGAGCCGTCCTGGCGGCGTTGTGTTGTGTCTCGAATCTCTGCTCGTACAAGGCAGTGCTGCTCTACACCTACCTTCAGGCGGACTCGTCGTTCGAGCTTGACCTGCGTGCGACCGGACACATTCAGCACCTCCCGCACAGGTTCTTTAATGACTTCGATCCCTCGTACTGGCGCAAGAGGCTCGACGATGACACCAACGGCCTCTCGCTCTTCTTCCTCCAGGCGCTCACGGGCGTCGGGGAAAATGTCATCGCTGTTGCCATTGCGGCGGTGTCGCTGTTCATGGTGAGCCCGCTCGTGTGCATCCTCTGCCTTGTGTCAACCGCGGCGTCGAACCTCTCCTATCGCATCTTTAGCGAGAAGTTCGCCAAGTCCCAGCAGGCCTTTGTTGAGGAGATGGCGCGCTACTCCGCCATCGCGCTCTGGCAGCTGGCGAAAATCCCCTTCATTCGCCGGAACGTCCTGTTTGAGCGAAGCGCCGATGAGATGAGGCGCTCCTACTCGGCCGTCCGTCCGGCCATGTACAAGACCAACTGCATCGCTGCGCGGATGACCCTGTTTGCAGATGTCACGCGGAGCCTCTCGCTTGCCATCGTCCTCATAGTCGCGGCGGTGGAGGTTGCCTCGGGACACATAGAGGCGGGCTTCGTTGCCACGGTGTACGGGTACTTTGCGACGCTGGTGACGTCCATGGAGTACTTTCTCAAGGTGGGACGGGAATACCAGCAGGCGAAAGTCAACCTCGGCCGCCTCACGGAGCTATGGGAGAGGAAGGTCGAGGACGTCGGAGAGGCGTGCGTCCGTGGCATCAAGACCGTGCGCATGCGCGATGTGACCTGCGAGTTGGAGGCGGGCAGGATCACCTTTGACGGAGTCTCCGCAACGTTTGCCAAAGGGAGGCTCTATGGCATCGTGGGGCCAAACGGCAGCGGGAAGAGCACGCTCATGACGCTGCTGTCTGGAGACCTTCGGGGATGCTGGACGGGCGAAGTGACGCTTGACGGGACGCCAATCGACGACATCGACCAGTACGATCTGCGAACGCATGAGATCGGCTATGTCGAGCAGGATTCCGTGATGATACGCGGCACGCTGAGGGACAACCTGACTCTGCTGTGCGATGGCCCGGTGAGCGACGAGCGGCTTCTCGACGTGATGCGCGAGGTGGGGCTTGACGCAATCGCCAAGGTGCCTGACGCCCTTGGCATGCAGCTTGGGGAAGGCGGTCGGCAGCTCTCGGGAGGAGAGGGTCAGAAGGTTGCCATCGCACGGGTGATTCTCAAAGATCCTGGCGTGGTCTTCCTGGACGAGCCGACGTCCGCCTTGGACGAGGGTTCGAGGGAAAGGTTGCTTGCCGTTCTGGACGATCTCAAGCGCTCGCGCATCGTGATTACCGTCTCGCATGACCCCGAGCTCCTGGCGGCGTGCGACGAGGTGCTCCAGATGTCGTAG
- a CDS encoding helix-turn-helix domain-containing protein: protein MEDDIFSMEREPGHDAAGLGGATSDNGAENREGAEAGKRGFAATPSSDIHGQDDALLDVPEVAEYLRISRSSVYKLIERQQIPAIRIGRLLRVRRKELDETLRAMGDNS from the coding sequence ATGGAAGACGACATCTTCAGCATGGAGCGCGAGCCCGGGCACGATGCCGCTGGGCTCGGCGGCGCCACGTCGGATAATGGGGCTGAGAACCGCGAGGGTGCCGAGGCGGGGAAACGGGGATTCGCTGCCACCCCGAGCTCAGACATCCACGGCCAAGACGACGCGCTGCTCGACGTCCCGGAAGTCGCCGAGTACCTTCGCATCTCGCGATCGTCGGTCTACAAGCTCATCGAGAGGCAGCAGATTCCCGCGATAAGGATCGGGAGGCTGCTGCGTGTCAGAAGGAAAGAGCTCGATGAGACGCTTCGCGCAATGGGCGACAACAGCTGA
- a CDS encoding RNA polymerase sigma factor, with protein MPRRETGGLDTDRAREIAEECYDDVLAYCRRHAPAGHEAADLAQETFLRFVRARGYRERGKPIAYLMRIARSVCVDACRERRLKTVSLEFEVAAGERDGREADLDLALERLPGELREIVELRFGLGLGVSEVAQALGISRFAARRRIKAALKVLEEDLKVMGKAERSRLKIELSQHYSAQREKAGPNTIDSLARAMAAEDARISRARGRRMGFAPFVASQVRYVPPWTWVAQLGIVALMLAAANSTADASFAKLVVGVLSAATVLVGVPSVHASKLHDVAELEYSCPSNAASVMVARLIVLGCSSSLVVALMVGAVASSLDADALSVALCACPPFFCSCAGSLALIRRAAPSSAAVLCWAWAAACCAVLIALASMWPDMYGTASLASWIAAAAAALAWLVREVAVLVRAASAGLDAFSPQMAKTYH; from the coding sequence TTGCCTAGACGGGAAACCGGGGGCCTGGATACGGACCGGGCGCGCGAGATTGCCGAGGAGTGCTACGACGACGTGCTGGCGTACTGCAGGCGCCACGCGCCTGCCGGGCACGAGGCGGCCGACCTCGCGCAGGAGACGTTCCTGCGCTTCGTTCGCGCCAGGGGGTACCGCGAGCGCGGCAAGCCCATCGCCTACCTCATGCGGATAGCGAGAAGCGTGTGCGTCGACGCCTGCCGCGAGAGGCGTCTGAAGACGGTGAGCCTCGAATTCGAGGTCGCCGCCGGCGAGCGCGACGGGCGCGAGGCCGATCTCGACCTCGCGTTGGAGCGGTTGCCGGGTGAGCTGCGCGAGATTGTGGAGCTGCGGTTTGGCTTGGGCCTCGGGGTAAGCGAAGTCGCCCAGGCCCTCGGGATAAGCCGTTTCGCAGCGCGCAGGCGGATAAAGGCGGCGCTGAAGGTGCTTGAAGAGGACTTGAAGGTGATGGGTAAGGCGGAGCGATCGAGGCTCAAAATCGAGCTCTCCCAGCACTATTCCGCCCAACGGGAGAAGGCGGGGCCGAACACTATCGATTCGCTCGCGCGGGCCATGGCCGCCGAGGACGCGCGGATAAGCAGGGCCCGGGGCCGCAGGATGGGGTTCGCCCCGTTCGTCGCGTCCCAGGTGCGCTACGTACCTCCATGGACCTGGGTCGCACAGCTGGGAATCGTCGCGCTCATGCTCGCCGCGGCGAACAGCACCGCGGACGCGAGCTTCGCGAAGCTCGTCGTCGGCGTCCTCTCCGCCGCGACCGTGCTCGTCGGCGTGCCCAGCGTGCATGCGAGCAAGCTGCACGATGTGGCCGAGCTTGAGTACTCGTGCCCCAGCAACGCGGCGAGCGTGATGGTGGCGCGCCTGATCGTTCTGGGCTGCTCGTCGTCGCTGGTGGTCGCCCTCATGGTTGGCGCGGTCGCGTCCTCTCTGGACGCCGACGCGCTCTCGGTCGCGCTTTGCGCCTGCCCGCCGTTCTTCTGCTCCTGCGCCGGCTCGCTAGCGCTGATCAGGAGGGCGGCACCCTCTTCTGCCGCAGTGCTCTGCTGGGCATGGGCGGCAGCGTGCTGCGCCGTGCTCATTGCCCTTGCGAGCATGTGGCCGGACATGTACGGGACGGCTTCTCTCGCCTCGTGGATCGCCGCGGCCGCCGCGGCGCTCGCGTGGCTCGTGCGCGAGGTCGCGGTGCTCGTGCGTGCGGCCTCTGCGGGGCTGGACGCGTTCTCGCCGCAAATGGCGAAAACCTACCACTAG
- a CDS encoding ABC transporter ATP-binding protein, which translates to MELTLDRLTKQFGARIAVDRVSAMLSPGVTGLLGANGAGKTTLMRMVCDVLRPTSGQVLLGGRDALSMGDEYRALLGYLPQDFGYYPDFSALEFMRYMATLKGFSSRDGRARSVQLLDEVGLADDARRKVKTFSGGMKQRLGIAQAMLNDPAILVLDEPTAGLDPKERVRFRNLIAGFAQNKIVILSTHIVSDVEFIASRILVMREGGFIMDGTPEQVISQAAGKVWECHVEAHLAEEMSARMPVANVRYAADGHAVVRVVADASPMEGAQAVEPTLEDLYLLAFRDAGIR; encoded by the coding sequence ATGGAACTCACATTGGATCGGCTGACCAAGCAGTTCGGGGCGAGGATAGCCGTGGACCGCGTGTCGGCCATGCTTTCCCCGGGCGTGACGGGGCTTTTGGGCGCGAACGGCGCGGGCAAGACCACGCTCATGCGCATGGTCTGCGACGTGCTGCGCCCCACCAGCGGACAGGTTCTGCTCGGCGGGCGCGACGCCCTATCGATGGGCGACGAGTATCGGGCGCTGCTCGGCTACCTCCCACAGGATTTCGGCTACTACCCCGACTTCTCGGCGCTCGAGTTCATGCGCTATATGGCCACGCTCAAGGGCTTCTCCAGCCGGGACGGCCGCGCCCGCAGCGTGCAGCTGCTCGATGAGGTCGGGCTTGCCGACGACGCGCGGCGCAAGGTGAAGACCTTCTCCGGCGGCATGAAGCAGCGCCTCGGAATCGCCCAGGCCATGCTCAACGACCCCGCCATCCTGGTGCTCGACGAGCCCACGGCCGGCCTCGACCCCAAGGAGCGCGTGCGCTTCCGCAACCTCATCGCCGGCTTCGCCCAAAACAAGATCGTGATACTTTCCACCCACATCGTCAGCGACGTGGAGTTCATCGCCAGCCGCATCCTCGTGATGCGCGAGGGCGGCTTCATCATGGACGGCACGCCCGAGCAGGTGATTTCGCAGGCCGCGGGCAAGGTGTGGGAATGCCATGTGGAGGCGCATCTCGCCGAGGAGATGTCGGCGCGCATGCCCGTGGCCAACGTGCGCTATGCCGCAGATGGGCATGCGGTGGTGCGCGTGGTGGCGGACGCCTCGCCCATGGAGGGGGCGCAGGCGGTCGAACCCACGTTGGAAGACCTGTACCTGCTCGCGTTCCGCGACGCGGGCATCCGTTAG
- a CDS encoding helix-turn-helix domain-containing protein yields MAVDEQGKQTRQARPHVPLKDFYSVEDVSALLGIGENLVRALASRKEDPLPFRRLHGKVRGMFIPRAELGAWVMRNSFLVAAKDGERGKHGEP; encoded by the coding sequence ATGGCAGTAGACGAACAGGGCAAGCAGACCAGGCAGGCCAGGCCTCACGTTCCCCTCAAGGACTTCTATTCGGTCGAGGACGTCTCGGCGCTTCTGGGCATCGGGGAGAACCTCGTGAGGGCGCTCGCCAGCAGGAAAGAGGACCCCCTGCCGTTCAGGCGACTGCACGGAAAGGTCCGAGGGATGTTCATACCGCGCGCGGAGCTCGGTGCCTGGGTCATGAGGAACTCGTTCCTCGTGGCCGCCAAAGACGGGGAACGGGGCAAGCATGGCGAGCCGTGA
- a CDS encoding ABC-2 transporter permease, which translates to MKAMILSDLIIMRKYLAQQSVIGLALGILLAFVMENPYVVSPLISVTVSGNCAFTVLALDERNGWERYRLALPISRANVVSGRYASLAIAVAAGLVVGLVASLAAMALASAFMAMGYDVDGVRALGEGIDPGTYTLSASMGLLFITVALAVTLPLAMRSGMTKAVRFIPMIIVLVVILMSAAIGSNDALFVAEFLDGIFADPNGPAMLAVASAAASVALYAASAAIAARLYEAREM; encoded by the coding sequence ATGAAGGCGATGATTCTCTCCGACCTCATCATCATGCGCAAGTACCTGGCTCAGCAGTCAGTCATCGGCCTCGCGCTCGGCATCTTGCTCGCGTTCGTGATGGAAAACCCCTATGTCGTTTCGCCGCTCATCAGCGTAACGGTGAGCGGGAACTGCGCATTCACCGTCCTCGCGCTCGATGAGCGCAACGGCTGGGAACGCTACCGCCTCGCGCTGCCGATCTCCCGAGCAAACGTGGTGTCCGGGCGCTACGCGAGTCTCGCCATAGCAGTGGCTGCCGGCCTCGTCGTGGGGCTGGTCGCGTCGCTCGCCGCCATGGCGCTCGCAAGCGCCTTCATGGCGATGGGTTACGACGTTGACGGCGTGCGCGCGCTCGGCGAAGGAATCGATCCGGGGACCTACACGCTGTCCGCCTCGATGGGTCTGCTCTTCATAACCGTGGCACTCGCGGTTACCTTGCCGCTCGCGATGCGGTCCGGCATGACGAAGGCCGTGCGCTTTATCCCTATGATCATCGTATTGGTCGTGATACTCATGTCTGCGGCGATTGGCTCGAACGATGCTCTGTTCGTCGCCGAATTCCTCGACGGCATCTTTGCGGACCCCAACGGGCCGGCTATGCTCGCCGTCGCCAGCGCTGCGGCCTCCGTCGCCCTCTACGCGGCTTCTGCCGCAATCGCGGCAAGGCTCTACGAGGCGCGGGAGATGTAG
- a CDS encoding S8 family peptidase, translated as MERPNLVLTNTCHQEPYSAPQGGRGKPSIDRDPSSHTAKLCKELEGAFAANDDRRALAVADRHGIYLEFIGPQDGDLTTGSLEDVRQGVRLLNVRQVSDATRATVFIPSGKERFFLDRVETYGDPHQVTKKGKPRHEKLVSSIEDIRLAIVDSLWTGSDDKRPADLKQWLEVWLRTGKDEDGSSFEAYSALLDKLHIEHKSAFILFPERMVTLAYADMSDLAGLLDSYDGLAEIKEAPLASSFFANLEGPEQREWIDDLLSRTSFEPGEASVCILDTGINGGHPLLSPAVDENAVLAYDDALGTGDRDGHGTKLAGLALYGDLKECLLSAGPVEVTHSLESVRILDLSRQNSPDLYGEIVKQAMDRAYVAKPKRNRVFCSGVTADEREVTDGLPTSWSAALDEAISHADDPSSEHELVLVSGGNIPLSMLNGTVYPEANEIRSVRSPGQSWNALTVGAYSENALVEEDDILATGYQPVAVPGELCPFSTTSLQWRHSIAPVKPEVICPGGNIVGMGTDYSDCQDLSLLTTGADIASRPLDTINATSAAVAEAAYIAAELENAYPDLWPETIRGLLVHSARWSRAMIARYSPEGSPEDTPTKGRRRLLRACGYGIPDLSRAVECKENSVNLIIQGALHPYEVKEGRETMREMHLHTLPWPKDVLASLADADATLHVTLSYFIEPGPGQIGWKDRYR; from the coding sequence ATGGAGAGACCGAACCTCGTTCTCACGAACACGTGCCACCAAGAGCCTTATTCTGCCCCTCAGGGCGGCAGGGGCAAGCCGTCAATCGATCGTGACCCCTCATCGCATACAGCGAAGCTCTGCAAGGAGTTGGAGGGTGCCTTTGCTGCGAACGACGATAGAAGAGCGCTCGCTGTTGCTGACAGGCATGGAATCTATCTTGAGTTTATTGGTCCTCAAGACGGCGACTTGACTACGGGGAGCTTGGAGGATGTGCGGCAAGGCGTGCGCCTTCTCAATGTCCGCCAAGTGAGTGACGCCACACGGGCGACAGTGTTTATCCCATCTGGGAAAGAGCGCTTTTTTCTTGATAGGGTGGAGACATATGGCGATCCGCACCAGGTCACCAAGAAGGGCAAGCCTCGCCACGAGAAGCTGGTGTCCAGCATCGAGGACATCCGTCTGGCTATCGTCGATTCTCTTTGGACGGGTAGTGATGACAAGCGCCCAGCGGATTTGAAGCAGTGGCTCGAGGTTTGGCTGCGAACGGGCAAAGATGAGGACGGCAGCTCGTTCGAAGCGTATTCTGCTTTGCTTGATAAGCTCCATATCGAGCACAAGAGTGCCTTCATCTTGTTCCCCGAGCGCATGGTTACGCTGGCGTATGCAGATATGTCCGATCTTGCGGGCCTCCTGGACAGCTATGATGGTCTTGCCGAGATAAAGGAGGCGCCCCTTGCGTCATCGTTCTTCGCCAACCTTGAGGGGCCCGAGCAGCGCGAGTGGATTGACGACCTATTGAGCAGAACGTCTTTTGAGCCCGGCGAGGCAAGCGTCTGCATACTCGACACGGGCATCAACGGCGGGCATCCGCTCTTGTCCCCGGCAGTCGACGAAAACGCCGTTCTGGCTTATGACGATGCGCTCGGGACAGGAGATCGAGACGGCCATGGCACCAAGCTCGCAGGGCTGGCTTTATATGGAGATTTGAAAGAATGCCTGCTGTCGGCGGGTCCGGTAGAGGTGACTCACTCCCTTGAGTCCGTGAGGATTCTTGACCTGAGCAGGCAGAACAGTCCTGACCTGTATGGTGAAATCGTCAAGCAGGCGATGGACAGGGCTTACGTGGCAAAGCCGAAGAGGAACAGGGTCTTCTGCTCCGGAGTCACTGCTGATGAGCGCGAAGTCACCGATGGCTTGCCCACGTCCTGGTCCGCTGCGCTAGACGAGGCTATTTCTCATGCAGACGACCCCTCGAGCGAGCATGAGCTAGTGCTTGTTTCCGGCGGGAACATCCCGTTGTCCATGCTGAACGGAACGGTCTATCCCGAAGCGAACGAGATCCGCTCCGTCCGCAGCCCGGGACAATCGTGGAATGCTCTGACGGTCGGGGCGTACAGCGAAAACGCCCTGGTTGAAGAAGACGACATACTGGCCACGGGCTATCAGCCCGTCGCGGTGCCGGGAGAGCTGTGCCCATTCAGCACGACGTCTCTGCAGTGGAGGCATTCGATTGCGCCGGTGAAGCCCGAGGTCATCTGCCCCGGCGGAAACATAGTCGGGATGGGTACCGACTATTCAGACTGTCAGGATTTGTCGCTGCTCACCACTGGCGCTGACATAGCGTCACGCCCGCTGGACACCATCAACGCGACGAGTGCGGCAGTTGCCGAGGCCGCCTATATTGCGGCCGAGCTGGAGAACGCCTATCCAGACCTATGGCCCGAGACAATCAGAGGGCTGCTTGTGCATTCTGCCCGCTGGTCACGAGCAATGATAGCCAGGTACTCGCCCGAGGGGTCGCCCGAGGATACGCCCACAAAGGGGCGCAGGAGGCTGCTTCGGGCTTGCGGCTACGGCATACCGGACTTGAGCCGTGCAGTCGAATGCAAGGAGAATAGCGTCAACCTCATCATCCAAGGGGCCCTACATCCGTATGAGGTGAAGGAAGGGCGTGAGACGATGAGGGAAATGCACCTCCATACGCTGCCTTGGCCAAAAGATGTGCTTGCTTCGCTTGCCGATGCCGATGCAACGCTCCATGTGACCCTTTCCTATTTCATCGAACCGGGGCCGGGGCAGATTGGGTGGAAGGACAGATATCGGTAA
- a CDS encoding glycoside hydrolase family 3 C-terminal domain-containing protein, with protein sequence MAKSTTRKKFIGSTIASVGLLGVTAAANVAANKFSSLLDHYVGGRPATVEKVQGSEDWDAEYYTSDYRGRKQATEAANELVTEIEAEGIVLLKNDKNALPLSTSETVSMLGRYAADPVYGGAGSGTVDASSCINFYQGISQAGFTINDTAYNWINDNYSNYAKAAITMDNPSTASYYIGEIPWSDYSSDAQASIKGTVGLVFIGRGGGEGGDLSRNLKADVESGVSENFTANSETANYEDGQHELELTVEEKSVIAAAKAACTKVIAVLNLSTTMELGPLVSGDYAVDAILEVGSIGATGAAGLGQVLAGTVNPSGKTTDIWAADFTADPTFKNFGGKRYTDIEGYYPQKSTGNAYFVEYAEGLYYGYRYYETAAVEPELVPHEPVDDEEAFRGGRLTARHACPVPRLWRPRGTSSS encoded by the coding sequence ATGGCTAAGAGCACAACGAGAAAGAAGTTCATCGGCTCGACCATCGCGTCGGTTGGCCTGCTGGGCGTCACTGCCGCCGCAAACGTCGCGGCGAACAAGTTCAGCTCGCTTCTCGACCACTACGTGGGCGGACGTCCCGCAACGGTCGAGAAGGTCCAGGGCTCCGAGGACTGGGACGCGGAGTACTACACCTCGGACTACCGTGGCCGCAAGCAGGCGACCGAGGCCGCAAACGAGTTGGTCACCGAGATCGAGGCCGAGGGCATCGTCCTCTTGAAGAACGACAAGAACGCGCTGCCGCTCTCCACCTCCGAGACCGTGAGTATGCTCGGCCGCTATGCGGCAGACCCTGTCTACGGCGGCGCCGGCTCCGGTACCGTTGATGCAAGCTCCTGCATCAACTTCTACCAGGGCATCAGCCAGGCGGGCTTCACCATCAACGACACCGCCTACAACTGGATCAACGACAACTACTCCAACTACGCCAAGGCCGCCATCACCATGGACAACCCGTCCACGGCGTCCTACTACATTGGCGAGATCCCCTGGTCCGACTACAGCTCCGACGCCCAGGCATCCATCAAGGGCACCGTTGGCCTGGTCTTTATTGGCCGTGGCGGCGGCGAGGGCGGCGACCTCTCCCGCAACCTGAAGGCAGACGTCGAGTCCGGCGTCTCCGAGAACTTCACCGCCAACAGCGAGACGGCCAACTACGAGGACGGCCAGCACGAGCTGGAGCTCACCGTCGAGGAGAAGAGCGTCATCGCGGCTGCCAAGGCGGCGTGCACCAAGGTCATCGCGGTGCTCAATCTCTCTACGACCATGGAGCTTGGCCCGCTCGTCTCCGGCGACTACGCGGTCGACGCCATCCTCGAGGTTGGCTCCATCGGTGCCACGGGTGCGGCTGGCCTTGGTCAGGTCCTCGCCGGCACGGTGAACCCCTCCGGCAAGACCACCGACATCTGGGCTGCCGATTTCACCGCCGACCCCACCTTCAAGAACTTCGGCGGCAAGCGCTACACCGACATCGAGGGCTACTATCCCCAGAAGTCCACGGGTAACGCGTACTTCGTCGAGTACGCCGAGGGGCTCTACTACGGCTATCGCTACTACGAGACCGCTGCCGTCGAGCCCGAGCTCGTCCCACATGAACCGGTAGACGACGAGGAAGCGTTCCGGGGCGGGCGTCTCACGGCTCGCCATGCTTGCCCCGTTCCCCGTCTTTGGCGGCCACGAGGAACGAGTTCCTCATGA
- a CDS encoding ABC transporter ATP-binding protein, producing the protein MNELLTITDLSKRYDGFALRDVSLSVFAGSVVGLVGANGAGKTTVIKAALGLIRADGGKVRLFGTAAPRDAATKQRIGVVFDTCALPEEITVAAAGSLMRSVYGRWDQAAFKRCLGEFGLPEDKKVSDLSRGMSMKLSLACALSHGAELLVLDEATAGLDPIAREEVLGMLREFMADEGRGILMSSHITSDLEKIADYVVCIEAGRIAFSVEKDAITDVAGVAQCNAAEFDSVAESSFFAPGEMRFIRQPYGTAILVPDRFAFGERFPRIALDRADIDGYLNLVLRGEIR; encoded by the coding sequence ATGAACGAACTTTTGACAATAACCGACCTCTCGAAACGCTACGACGGCTTCGCGTTACGCGACGTGTCGCTCTCCGTTTTCGCAGGCAGTGTCGTCGGGCTCGTGGGCGCCAACGGCGCCGGGAAGACGACGGTCATAAAGGCCGCTCTCGGTCTCATCCGAGCAGACGGAGGGAAGGTGAGGCTCTTCGGCACCGCCGCCCCGCGCGACGCGGCGACCAAGCAGCGCATCGGCGTGGTGTTCGACACTTGCGCGCTGCCCGAAGAGATAACTGTGGCTGCTGCCGGCTCGCTCATGCGGTCGGTTTATGGACGATGGGACCAGGCGGCCTTCAAGCGGTGCCTGGGCGAGTTCGGCCTGCCGGAGGACAAGAAGGTCTCTGACCTCTCGCGCGGTATGAGCATGAAGCTATCGCTGGCATGCGCGCTCTCGCATGGGGCAGAGCTGCTCGTCCTCGATGAGGCGACGGCGGGCCTCGACCCCATCGCTCGAGAAGAAGTGCTCGGGATGCTGCGAGAATTCATGGCCGACGAGGGGCGTGGCATCCTCATGTCGAGCCACATCACGAGCGACCTCGAGAAGATTGCCGACTACGTAGTCTGCATCGAAGCGGGCCGTATCGCGTTTTCTGTCGAAAAGGATGCCATTACCGACGTGGCGGGCGTCGCGCAATGCAATGCGGCGGAGTTCGATTCCGTCGCGGAAAGCTCATTCTTCGCCCCTGGCGAGATGCGCTTCATCAGGCAGCCGTACGGTACGGCGATTCTCGTGCCCGATCGGTTCGCGTTCGGGGAACGGTTCCCCAGAATCGCGCTTGACCGTGCCGACATAGACGGCTACCTGAACCTCGTGTTGAGGGGGGAAATCCGATGA
- a CDS encoding AAA family ATPase, whose amino-acid sequence MTASVIAAELGMPLFIVQTDKLITKYLGETSSRLRQIFEAIASNRAVYLFDEFDAIGADRSRDNEVGEMRRILNSFLQFIEADTSESIIIAATNNRKMLDQALFRRFDDVMHYELPTTREVKRIVANRTGAYDPAFPLPTRLPPTSRSFARQTSRVFVKMR is encoded by the coding sequence ATGACGGCTTCGGTGATCGCCGCCGAGCTCGGCATGCCCCTGTTCATCGTACAGACAGACAAGCTCATTACGAAGTACCTTGGCGAGACCAGCTCCCGGCTTCGCCAGATTTTCGAAGCCATCGCTAGCAACCGCGCCGTCTACCTGTTCGACGAGTTCGACGCCATCGGGGCCGATCGCAGCAGAGACAACGAGGTTGGCGAGATGCGCCGCATATTGAACTCGTTTCTTCAGTTCATCGAGGCGGATACCTCTGAAAGCATAATCATCGCCGCTACGAACAACAGGAAAATGCTCGACCAGGCGCTCTTTCGACGGTTCGACGACGTTATGCATTACGAACTTCCGACAACCAGAGAGGTTAAGCGCATCGTGGCGAACCGTACAGGTGCCTATGACCCGGCCTTTCCCTTACCGACGAGACTGCCGCCAACCTCTCGCAGCTTTGCCAGGCAGACATCACGCGTCTTTGTGAAGATGCGTTAA